A portion of the Hyalangium minutum genome contains these proteins:
- a CDS encoding peptidoglycan-binding protein — protein sequence MGPLWDAVLDEFSQESRRRGTQPLHLHEPERPDGVLPDPYQRLQGLLDRLTQAERELELAPLPAGDTRWGDEVRPGNREHNLRKKAVRARLELLGYAPGPEGDSSTLRQAVLQFQQEAGLDVDGWVGKQTWSALDEFITLEPPLQLGLWYPEGAAPLPALVRATGLRLKMLGFEATASTDKRALVEPLAAFRKAALELGLDAGPTVPDRQVVGLLFDDELLFSIAKQALKVQPGPGPLSLDEPEDGATARMLRRMVRNELWLHGYEVGDLRGTTQVVPGQKGLADGLRVYWSQRGLPPGETIEQRSKRVDALLLQALLEDHHAPVAPSADEHEQVSRFMATHLDAFRQAWERTIPCRPVFFIWDGVKRGGQWLRQQISKLSSLADVVVKGLEFTKTFVWNMVRYVFQQGSKVFSTVRRAIAAMIYGVQPFLDGGIRAGQGQGRVECQIALNGNLGVFIGREATPEAADALSTRLRQMAQCLNASSLIFAEILRAEQKLVRGPSGWMALLSHLVQEAPRWKMYLSKVADLPDLPAPTATAAILADGGEIEAQSVVNWPRRIAIMGAGSLILGGAGLVAWQMGALARPSEPAHWLLFAGSVLGLPLLGGLVTWGVKKWLQSRLQT from the coding sequence ATGGGGCCCCTCTGGGATGCCGTCCTCGACGAGTTCTCCCAGGAGAGCCGTCGCCGAGGCACACAGCCGCTCCACCTCCACGAGCCCGAGCGTCCGGACGGGGTGTTGCCCGATCCGTACCAACGGCTCCAGGGGTTGTTGGATCGGCTGACGCAGGCCGAGCGCGAGCTCGAGCTGGCCCCGCTCCCCGCGGGTGACACGCGCTGGGGAGACGAGGTGCGCCCGGGCAACCGGGAGCACAACCTGCGGAAGAAGGCGGTGAGGGCCCGGCTCGAGCTGCTGGGCTACGCCCCGGGTCCCGAGGGCGACAGCAGCACCCTGCGTCAGGCCGTGCTCCAGTTCCAGCAAGAGGCGGGGCTGGACGTGGACGGTTGGGTCGGAAAGCAGACGTGGTCGGCGCTGGATGAGTTCATCACCCTGGAGCCGCCGCTGCAGCTCGGGCTCTGGTACCCGGAGGGAGCGGCGCCCCTCCCTGCCCTGGTCCGAGCCACGGGCCTCCGCTTGAAGATGTTGGGCTTCGAGGCCACGGCCTCCACCGATAAGAGGGCGCTGGTGGAGCCGCTGGCGGCGTTCCGGAAGGCGGCGCTGGAACTGGGGCTGGACGCGGGGCCCACTGTTCCGGATCGACAGGTGGTGGGACTCCTGTTCGATGACGAGCTCCTCTTCTCGATCGCGAAGCAGGCCCTGAAGGTGCAGCCCGGTCCTGGGCCGTTGAGCCTGGATGAGCCGGAGGACGGCGCAACGGCTCGGATGCTGCGGCGGATGGTGCGCAACGAGCTGTGGCTGCACGGGTACGAGGTCGGCGATCTGCGCGGTACGACCCAGGTGGTTCCCGGACAGAAGGGCCTGGCCGATGGGCTTCGGGTCTACTGGAGCCAGCGCGGGCTGCCGCCTGGAGAGACGATCGAGCAGCGCTCGAAGCGGGTTGACGCCCTGCTGCTCCAGGCGCTTTTGGAGGATCACCACGCCCCGGTGGCGCCATCGGCGGACGAGCACGAACAGGTGTCGCGCTTCATGGCCACCCACCTGGATGCGTTCCGCCAAGCGTGGGAGCGGACCATTCCCTGCCGTCCTGTGTTCTTCATCTGGGATGGGGTGAAGCGCGGGGGGCAGTGGCTGCGGCAGCAGATCTCGAAGCTCTCCTCCCTGGCCGACGTCGTGGTGAAGGGGCTGGAGTTCACGAAGACCTTCGTGTGGAACATGGTCCGCTACGTGTTCCAGCAAGGGTCGAAGGTGTTCTCCACGGTGCGCAGGGCCATCGCCGCGATGATCTATGGTGTGCAGCCCTTCCTGGATGGAGGCATTCGTGCGGGCCAGGGCCAGGGGCGCGTGGAGTGCCAGATCGCGCTGAACGGCAACCTGGGGGTGTTCATCGGCCGCGAGGCCACTCCCGAGGCGGCGGATGCGCTGTCGACCCGGCTGCGGCAGATGGCGCAATGCCTCAACGCAAGCTCGCTCATCTTCGCGGAGATCCTGCGCGCGGAGCAGAAGCTCGTCCGAGGTCCCTCGGGCTGGATGGCCCTGCTCTCCCATCTGGTCCAGGAGGCGCCACGCTGGAAGATGTACCTGTCCAAGGTGGCGGACTTGCCGGATCTGCCCGCGCCTACGGCCACCGCGGCCATCCTCGCAGACGGCGGCGAGATCGAGGCACAGTCGGTGGTGAACTGGCCCCGGCGGATCGCGATCATGGGCGCCGGATCCCTGATACTCGGCGGCGCCGGTCTGGTGGCCTGGCAGATGGGAGCACTGGCCCGGCCCTCGGAGCCAGCGCACTGGCTCCTGTTCGCGGGCAGTGTCCTGGGCCTGCCGCTGCTGGGGGGACTGGTCACCTGGGGCGTGAAGAAGTGGCTCCAGTCCCGCCTTCAGACGTAG
- a CDS encoding VWA domain-containing protein, giving the protein MKAVYTLSRSVIPGGTPSKVDLLVSFRAEASQGPSRRALNLSLVIDRSGSMAGPPLKHALQASRNLVERMGSEDWISIVAYDDSPMTVLAPQQVRDRAAIEKALSKVGPAGCTNLTGGWQQGVNHVKTQQSQERINRVLLLTDGQANVGITRPDEILSKVKEVTGAGITTTTLGFGSNFNEDLLIGMAGAGEGHFYFIQSPDDAEGVFGIEMEGLSSVAGQNLVVTIQPAPNVKVASVLNRYRFEARGQQVEVGLGEVYSTEDRQLAVELSVEPGTATGSIPLATLTYKYQAVVDGALKEFSGELPVAVTLGSEEEASALSADKNVLAQTNRLRIAQVKDKAVTLADSGDLKGASQQLRSTIAELSASLDKSSFELIEEVDQLEHYAKRLESKKYDAVIRKEMRDQSYQAGTRSRNDLALRGTAGGSADELGAVSSAEGGVIVKCEREGGKLRVRAVSEGYDPNFNIQFPRSAREEGVTYVVEKLVPSADGGFYRAQGTLKRLVTPGQERAARASSGGAAAPRKTGKASKVTGSANDLPTTNSVGAGVLVQCVKEGSKLRARVVSDGYDPNFNMRFPRDIREEGILYVVDEVIEASGGGSYIACGDIKRLVQ; this is encoded by the coding sequence ATGAAAGCCGTCTATACACTGAGTCGCAGCGTCATTCCCGGAGGCACACCCTCTAAGGTAGACCTCCTGGTGTCCTTCCGGGCAGAAGCTTCCCAGGGGCCGTCAAGACGAGCGCTCAACCTGAGCCTGGTCATCGACCGATCAGGTTCCATGGCGGGTCCGCCCTTGAAACATGCGCTCCAGGCCTCGCGGAACCTGGTCGAGCGCATGGGCTCAGAGGACTGGATCTCCATCGTCGCGTACGACGACTCGCCGATGACGGTGCTGGCGCCTCAGCAGGTGCGGGATCGCGCGGCCATCGAGAAGGCGCTCTCCAAGGTCGGGCCCGCGGGCTGTACCAACCTGACGGGGGGCTGGCAGCAGGGCGTGAACCACGTGAAGACCCAGCAGTCCCAGGAGCGCATCAACCGGGTGCTCCTGCTGACGGACGGTCAGGCCAACGTGGGCATCACCCGGCCGGACGAGATCCTCTCCAAGGTGAAGGAGGTAACGGGCGCGGGGATCACCACCACGACGCTCGGGTTCGGCAGCAACTTCAATGAGGATCTGCTGATCGGCATGGCCGGAGCAGGCGAGGGCCACTTCTACTTCATCCAGTCTCCGGATGACGCCGAGGGCGTGTTCGGCATCGAGATGGAGGGCCTGTCCTCGGTGGCCGGGCAGAACCTGGTGGTGACGATCCAGCCGGCGCCCAACGTGAAGGTGGCCAGCGTGCTGAACCGCTACCGCTTCGAGGCACGCGGCCAGCAGGTAGAGGTGGGGCTGGGCGAGGTCTACAGCACGGAGGATCGGCAGTTGGCGGTGGAGCTCTCGGTGGAGCCGGGCACGGCGACCGGGAGCATTCCTCTCGCCACATTGACCTACAAGTATCAGGCCGTAGTGGACGGCGCGCTGAAGGAGTTCTCGGGCGAGCTGCCGGTGGCGGTGACGCTGGGCTCGGAGGAGGAGGCCAGCGCCCTCTCGGCGGACAAGAACGTGCTGGCGCAGACGAACCGGCTGCGCATCGCCCAGGTGAAGGACAAGGCGGTGACGCTGGCGGACAGCGGCGATCTGAAGGGGGCTTCGCAGCAGTTGCGGAGCACGATCGCGGAGCTGTCGGCGAGCCTCGACAAGAGCTCCTTCGAGCTGATCGAGGAGGTGGATCAGCTCGAGCACTACGCGAAGCGGCTGGAGTCCAAGAAGTACGACGCGGTGATCCGCAAGGAGATGCGCGACCAGTCGTACCAGGCCGGCACTCGCAGCCGGAACGATCTGGCCCTGCGCGGCACGGCGGGCGGCTCCGCAGACGAACTGGGGGCCGTCTCCAGCGCCGAGGGCGGCGTCATCGTGAAGTGCGAGCGCGAGGGCGGCAAGCTGCGCGTCCGCGCGGTCTCCGAGGGCTACGATCCCAACTTCAACATCCAGTTCCCCCGCAGCGCCCGTGAGGAGGGCGTGACGTACGTGGTGGAGAAGCTGGTGCCGTCGGCGGATGGGGGGTTCTACCGGGCACAGGGCACCCTCAAGCGGCTGGTGACGCCGGGCCAGGAGCGGGCAGCGCGGGCGTCCTCCGGCGGCGCAGCCGCTCCGAGGAAGACGGGCAAGGCATCCAAGGTGACGGGCTCGGCGAACGATCTGCCCACAACGAACAGCGTGGGCGCGGGCGTCCTCGTGCAGTGCGTGAAGGAGGGGAGCAAGCTGCGGGCCCGCGTCGTCTCCGATGGGTACGATCCCAACTTCAACATGCGCTTCCCGCGAGACATCCGCGAGGAGGGCATCCTCTATGTGGTGGACGAGGTGATCGAGGCCTCGGGCGGCGGCTCGTACATCGCCTGCGGAGACATCAAGCGGCTGGTGCAGTAG
- a CDS encoding pyridoxal phosphate-dependent aminotransferase: MRPSRMMRVVGFNVDRVVSDATLDPEVLRLDNFGTDLAPPPEAVAATRESVGTNEANSYTPFTGASSLRQAVAQRLKKQCNLSYDPDRQIVITAGGTQGLISALLAVIEPGDEVLLTDPTYAGMIHRVTFAGGVPMFVPMKVVDRRWRLDLDMLRAMVTSRTRAMVLSNPNMPAGHVLSEAEWMAIRELCVTRNLWLLYDAALENVLYDGHTLRHPATLTGMPERTLIVGSVSKEYRMIGWRIGWIAGPPKVMADVFYTHSYLVIAPPGIAQKGAEVALRAEDAGVPAALAEWKARRDLVLEQLDGLPIVIPDGGWSMLLDAHALGYSATDAASILMSQAKVAATPMTNWGSSVAERYIRLVFSYEPQERLKMLRDRLRRTSLLP, from the coding sequence ATGCGTCCGTCTCGAATGATGCGCGTGGTGGGGTTCAACGTCGACCGGGTGGTTTCTGACGCCACCTTGGATCCCGAGGTGCTCCGCCTGGACAACTTCGGCACGGATCTGGCGCCACCGCCGGAAGCCGTGGCCGCGACGCGCGAGTCCGTAGGAACCAATGAGGCCAACAGCTACACGCCCTTCACGGGAGCGTCGAGCCTGCGGCAGGCGGTGGCCCAGCGTCTGAAGAAGCAGTGCAACCTCTCGTACGATCCGGATCGGCAGATCGTGATCACGGCGGGAGGTACACAGGGGTTGATCTCGGCGCTGCTGGCGGTGATTGAGCCGGGCGACGAGGTGCTGCTCACGGATCCGACGTACGCGGGGATGATTCACCGCGTCACGTTCGCGGGCGGCGTGCCGATGTTCGTGCCGATGAAGGTGGTGGATCGGCGCTGGCGGCTGGACCTGGACATGTTGCGCGCGATGGTGACGAGCCGCACGCGGGCGATGGTGCTGTCCAACCCGAACATGCCTGCGGGGCACGTGCTGTCGGAGGCCGAGTGGATGGCCATCCGCGAGCTGTGCGTGACGCGCAACCTGTGGCTGCTGTACGACGCCGCGCTGGAGAACGTGCTGTACGACGGCCACACGCTGCGCCACCCGGCGACGCTGACGGGCATGCCGGAGCGGACGCTGATCGTGGGCTCGGTGTCGAAGGAGTACCGGATGATCGGCTGGCGCATCGGCTGGATCGCCGGCCCGCCGAAGGTGATGGCGGACGTGTTCTACACGCACAGCTACCTGGTGATTGCTCCGCCGGGCATCGCGCAGAAGGGCGCGGAGGTGGCGCTGCGGGCCGAGGACGCGGGTGTCCCCGCGGCATTGGCCGAGTGGAAGGCGCGGCGAGACCTGGTGCTGGAGCAGCTCGATGGGCTGCCGATCGTCATCCCGGATGGTGGCTGGAGCATGCTGCTGGACGCGCACGCGCTGGGCTACAGCGCCACGGACGCGGCCTCGATCCTGATGTCCCAGGCGAAGGTGGCGGCGACGCCGATGACGAACTGGGGTTCATCGGTGGCCGAGCGCTACATCCGCCTCGTGTTCAGCTACGAGCCGCAGGAGCGGCTGAAGATGCTGCGCGATCGCCTGCGCCGCACCTCGCTGCTCCCGTAA
- a CDS encoding sigma-70 family RNA polymerase sigma factor, producing the protein MPSDPPATQASDPAADRALLQQVALGSGQAMRAVYERCAGRAWAVASRVLNSRADAEEVLQETFLEVWRRAREFDPSRGGMETWVTTIARTRAIDRKRAMGTVARITEDAVHQPPPVSATPVDPSEAAVRGQDQARVAAALRALPPDQRKVVELAYFEGLSQREIAERTGDPLGTVKTRARLALEKLAALLGEPPD; encoded by the coding sequence GTGCCTTCTGATCCCCCCGCTACGCAAGCGAGCGATCCAGCGGCCGACCGGGCCCTCTTGCAGCAGGTGGCCTTGGGCAGCGGTCAGGCAATGCGTGCGGTCTACGAGCGCTGCGCAGGCCGAGCCTGGGCGGTGGCGTCGAGGGTGCTGAACTCGCGAGCCGACGCCGAAGAGGTGCTCCAGGAGACGTTCCTGGAGGTGTGGCGCCGGGCGCGGGAGTTCGATCCGAGCCGGGGCGGCATGGAGACGTGGGTGACGACGATCGCACGGACGCGGGCGATCGATCGGAAGCGGGCGATGGGGACCGTGGCGCGGATCACGGAGGACGCCGTGCACCAGCCCCCTCCGGTGAGTGCCACGCCAGTGGATCCTTCGGAGGCGGCGGTGAGAGGGCAAGATCAGGCCCGGGTGGCCGCCGCGCTGCGAGCGCTGCCGCCGGACCAGCGCAAGGTGGTGGAGCTGGCCTACTTCGAGGGCCTATCCCAACGGGAGATCGCCGAACGCACGGGCGATCCGCTGGGCACGGTGAAGACACGAGCCCGTCTGGCACTGGAGAAGCTCGCGGCGCTGCTCGGAGAACCTCCTGACTGA